In a single window of the Pseudodesulfovibrio profundus genome:
- a CDS encoding ABC transporter permease — translation MVKWASVLGRYASVIAVIGIIWKLAAVALGGVILPHPEEAVRVFLFAMTTQLFWEHFFVSAYRAVAAMAIAWGVAFPLGLIMGSVKKVDDLLAPFVFLTYPVPKIVLLPIFLLLLGLGDSAKIAMIAVILGYQILVTTRDGVKSVHPKYFDSIRSLGGSRWDLFREVLLPAALPHGFTALRLGTGVSVAVLFFVESFATSRGLGYMIMDAWGAMDYLTMFTGILGMSMMGAALYEIANLLERRLCRWMFLRNKG, via the coding sequence ATGGTAAAGTGGGCCAGCGTGCTTGGAAGATATGCCAGTGTCATCGCTGTGATCGGCATCATATGGAAGCTGGCAGCGGTTGCTCTGGGCGGCGTGATTCTGCCCCATCCCGAAGAAGCGGTGCGGGTATTTCTGTTTGCCATGACAACGCAGTTGTTTTGGGAGCATTTTTTTGTAAGCGCCTACCGCGCCGTGGCTGCCATGGCTATCGCGTGGGGTGTCGCGTTTCCACTTGGGCTGATAATGGGCAGCGTCAAAAAGGTGGATGACCTGTTGGCGCCATTCGTGTTCCTGACCTATCCTGTGCCGAAGATCGTTTTGCTTCCCATTTTTCTCTTGTTGCTCGGCCTCGGTGATTCTGCCAAAATCGCCATGATAGCCGTGATCCTCGGGTACCAGATTCTGGTCACCACACGTGACGGGGTGAAGTCGGTACACCCCAAGTATTTCGACTCCATCCGCTCCCTTGGCGGATCACGCTGGGACCTGTTTCGCGAGGTGCTGCTTCCCGCAGCCTTGCCCCATGGATTCACGGCGTTGCGGCTGGGAACCGGTGTGTCGGTGGCCGTGCTGTTTTTCGTGGAATCCTTTGCCACGTCCCGGGGGCTGGGATATATGATCATGGACGCTTGGGGCGCCATGGATTACCTGACGATGTTTACAGGAATACTCGGAATGTCCATGATGGGCGCCGCGTTGTATGAAATAGCAAATCTTCTTGAGCGGCGCTTATGTCGCTGGATGTTTTTACGGAATAAAGGTTAG
- a CDS encoding ABC transporter ATP-binding protein, with product MLKAESLSKSYRGEAVLEDVSFSLGQEDTLAVVGPSGCGKTTLLYVLSGLASPDSGSVSLDGCPITAPSTDISIILQDYGLLPWRSVLDNVALGLKVQSVPKKERLERARHQLAEVGIVGRDAEYPANLSGGEQQRVAIARAFVTQPRLMLLDEPFSSLDALTRERLQRALLDVWSVRKVPYVLVTHSLEEAVVLGRKIMVMSGRPARPVAVFDNSGFGDAAIRDTHQCFELLKTLRHTVEDVW from the coding sequence ATGCTGAAAGCCGAGTCTCTGAGTAAATCCTATCGCGGCGAAGCGGTCCTTGAAGACGTGTCGTTTTCGCTGGGGCAGGAGGATACGCTGGCCGTTGTCGGACCTTCCGGTTGCGGCAAAACCACGCTGCTTTATGTCCTGAGCGGGTTGGCTTCGCCCGACAGCGGCAGTGTCTCGCTGGATGGGTGTCCGATCACGGCTCCTTCTACGGATATCTCTATCATTTTGCAGGATTACGGGTTGCTCCCATGGCGTTCCGTGCTGGATAATGTCGCCCTTGGTCTCAAGGTACAATCCGTACCTAAAAAAGAACGGCTGGAACGGGCCAGACATCAACTTGCAGAGGTCGGTATTGTCGGTAGAGATGCGGAATACCCTGCCAATCTCAGTGGCGGCGAACAGCAGCGTGTGGCAATTGCCCGCGCCTTTGTCACCCAGCCCCGCCTCATGCTCCTTGATGAACCGTTTTCATCGCTCGACGCTTTGACCAGAGAGCGACTGCAACGCGCATTGCTTGATGTGTGGAGCGTGCGAAAAGTCCCTTATGTTTTGGTGACCCACTCCCTTGAAGAGGCTGTTGTTCTTGGTCGCAAGATCATGGTCATGTCCGGTCGACCGGCCCGTCCTGTGGCTGTTTTTGACAATTCCGGGTTCGGTGATGCCGCCATCCGCGATACGCACCAGTGTTTTGAGCTGCTGAAGACACTGCGCCACACCGTGGAGGACGTATGGTAA
- a CDS encoding ABC transporter substrate-binding protein, with amino-acid sequence MKRFAWAMLLVLAFAVSGHAKDTKIRFGILPVLDTLPLQVAVHDGLFKVQGLDVELIKFASALERDTAMQAGQLDGYFGDLIATYMLIDKDVPMYVALISWRTTPGYPMFGIANSPANKTKNIAQMRGSKLGLSKSTIMEFLADKIAWKKGLSENYFDRVEIKKVPIRLQMLMTDQLDAALLPEPLLTLARHKGGSVLTTAEDLRMPLTVLCLNRNYFNGGADVYVRFITAYKEAVVRLHSQPEQYRKLMAETCRIPGPLVSQFPIYPYPMPTLPEPKELDEVQDWMISKGLLSERIPHKLVLSPLIP; translated from the coding sequence ATGAAACGGTTTGCTTGGGCCATGTTGCTGGTGCTGGCGTTCGCAGTGAGCGGGCATGCCAAGGACACGAAGATTCGATTCGGCATCCTGCCGGTGCTCGATACGTTACCCCTCCAGGTTGCAGTGCATGACGGGCTATTCAAAGTCCAGGGTTTGGATGTGGAGCTGATCAAGTTCGCATCAGCCCTTGAGCGCGATACTGCCATGCAGGCCGGTCAACTGGACGGGTATTTTGGTGACCTCATCGCTACGTATATGCTGATAGACAAAGACGTCCCCATGTATGTGGCTCTGATTTCATGGCGCACCACGCCCGGGTATCCCATGTTTGGCATTGCCAATTCCCCTGCTAACAAGACGAAGAATATAGCTCAGATGCGTGGGAGCAAGCTGGGTCTGTCCAAATCCACGATCATGGAATTTCTCGCTGATAAGATCGCCTGGAAAAAAGGGTTGAGCGAAAATTACTTTGACAGGGTGGAGATTAAGAAGGTCCCCATTCGATTGCAGATGCTCATGACGGATCAGTTGGATGCCGCCCTGCTGCCCGAGCCGCTGTTGACGCTGGCCCGTCACAAGGGCGGTAGTGTTCTCACCACTGCCGAGGACCTGCGCATGCCCCTCACGGTCTTGTGTCTGAATCGCAATTATTTCAATGGTGGGGCAGATGTGTATGTTCGGTTCATTACCGCCTACAAGGAAGCGGTGGTAAGGCTGCATTCGCAACCGGAGCAGTACCGGAAGCTCATGGCAGAAACCTGTCGTATCCCCGGGCCGTTGGTCAGTCAGTTCCCCATTTACCCGTACCCCATGCCGACGTTGCCGGAACCGAAGGAGCTGGATGAAGTGCAGGATTGGATGATTTCCAAAGGTCTGCTGAGCGAACGAATCCCGCATAAACTGGTCTTATCGCCGCTGATTCCCTAG
- the tpx gene encoding thiol peroxidase, with protein MTERNGAITFKGNPLTLIGEEVKVGDTAPDFSLITNDLGPATLADYEGKVLVIASVPSLDTPVCDMETRRFNSEAAALGDDVKILAVSMDLPFAQARWCGAAGADAVQTLSDHKDASFGEGWGALIKELRLLTRAVFVVGKDGKVTYVEYLKEITEEPNYDAALEAVKKLI; from the coding sequence ATGACTGAAAGAAATGGAGCGATAACGTTTAAGGGCAACCCGCTCACCCTTATTGGTGAAGAAGTCAAGGTCGGCGATACCGCACCGGATTTTTCCCTCATTACCAATGATCTTGGTCCTGCGACCCTGGCAGACTATGAAGGCAAGGTACTGGTCATCGCCAGTGTGCCGTCCCTCGATACACCGGTTTGCGATATGGAAACCAGACGCTTCAACAGCGAAGCGGCCGCTCTGGGCGACGACGTCAAGATCCTTGCGGTCTCCATGGACCTGCCCTTTGCCCAGGCCCGTTGGTGCGGCGCTGCAGGAGCAGACGCTGTGCAGACGCTATCTGACCACAAGGATGCTTCCTTTGGTGAAGGGTGGGGCGCACTTATCAAGGAACTTCGCCTCCTGACCCGTGCCGTGTTTGTTGTTGGCAAGGATGGCAAGGTCACCTATGTCGAGTATCTCAAGGAAATCACGGAAGAACCGAATTACGATGCCGCTCTGGAAGCCGTGAAGAAGCTGATCTAA
- a CDS encoding AlbA family DNA-binding domain-containing protein, whose product MRRKALRGARLYDILFFGVIFIVLAVGALAFWGVREIRQDAAVVAVENSAKGMAGAVTVLVNAITTSNQEMEEKTLTSLEPDRLRDILANRLKNNSNLLSIMLSDANGLRYMLTRKPDGMLEGVPSSDVPDKLQWVFIDGDGEVHDKGLDATFDRRAADKALTDEFHHLQPGQINWRSAYRFHELGESRITASTLIDKGGEQYMLSYVLPVNALLNHLEGADPGGAEKVFLYWDSGKVLPVGGEVASLNGQDPSRAQSAGQVVDPVVAETLERLDDLREKLGDPFPFKVGEEVWWAYVHPLSIFGDTMALGVAVPKRNIDSSLTSDTFLQVAGGVLVLCAFVALYFIHRNRARIIAMGSRQKAPVNELEVLQLIAVGEGRELEFKQTLRFNLKSGKNGKEIEHACMKSVAGFMNSGGGTLLVGVNDEGDITGFEEDNFKSEDKALLHFNNLVNQYIGTEFSRFLDTVIIEVNQKKILRAYCLPANTPAILKNGNSEEVYVRSGPASRQLSFSQFYEWLQER is encoded by the coding sequence ATGAGGCGTAAGGCGCTCAGGGGTGCTCGTTTATACGACATATTGTTTTTCGGCGTGATTTTCATTGTTCTGGCTGTGGGCGCTTTGGCGTTCTGGGGCGTGCGGGAAATCCGTCAGGACGCGGCTGTTGTAGCCGTGGAAAATTCGGCCAAGGGAATGGCCGGAGCCGTGACCGTTCTGGTCAATGCGATCACCACCTCCAATCAGGAGATGGAAGAAAAGACGCTGACCAGCCTGGAGCCGGATCGGTTGCGTGATATTCTGGCAAACAGGCTGAAAAACAACTCCAATCTTTTGTCGATCATGCTCTCTGATGCCAACGGGTTACGGTATATGTTGACCCGCAAGCCCGACGGTATGCTGGAAGGTGTGCCCTCGTCGGATGTTCCCGATAAGCTCCAGTGGGTCTTCATCGATGGCGATGGAGAGGTTCACGACAAGGGCCTCGATGCCACATTCGACCGACGGGCGGCTGACAAAGCCCTGACCGATGAGTTTCACCACCTTCAACCGGGCCAGATCAACTGGCGCAGCGCCTATCGTTTCCATGAGTTGGGAGAATCCCGGATAACTGCTTCAACATTGATTGATAAGGGTGGGGAGCAGTATATGCTCTCGTACGTTCTTCCAGTAAACGCACTGCTCAACCATCTGGAGGGAGCTGACCCCGGAGGGGCCGAGAAAGTCTTTTTGTATTGGGATTCCGGCAAGGTGCTCCCGGTGGGGGGCGAAGTGGCCAGCCTCAATGGGCAGGACCCTTCCCGAGCACAATCTGCCGGACAGGTTGTTGATCCCGTGGTGGCCGAAACGTTGGAACGCCTTGATGATTTGCGGGAAAAACTTGGGGATCCATTCCCGTTTAAAGTCGGAGAGGAAGTCTGGTGGGCGTATGTCCATCCGTTGTCTATCTTTGGCGATACCATGGCTCTTGGCGTAGCAGTTCCCAAGCGCAATATCGATTCGAGCCTGACCAGCGATACGTTTCTGCAAGTGGCAGGAGGGGTGTTGGTCCTGTGTGCCTTTGTTGCCTTGTACTTCATTCACCGCAATCGCGCCCGTATCATTGCCATGGGAAGTCGCCAGAAGGCGCCTGTCAATGAGTTGGAAGTGCTACAGCTTATTGCCGTGGGAGAAGGGCGGGAACTTGAGTTCAAGCAGACCCTTCGTTTCAATCTCAAGTCGGGAAAGAACGGCAAGGAAATCGAGCACGCGTGCATGAAATCCGTAGCAGGGTTCATGAATTCAGGTGGAGGCACACTGCTGGTCGGTGTGAATGATGAAGGTGATATCACCGGTTTTGAAGAAGATAACTTCAAGAGCGAAGACAAAGCGCTTCTTCATTTCAATAATCTGGTAAATCAGTATATTGGGACAGAATTTTCGCGATTTCTGGATACCGTGATCATTGAGGTGAACCAGAAGAAGATCCTGCGTGCGTACTGCCTGCCTGCCAACACCCCGGCTATCCTCAAGAATGGCAACAGCGAGGAAGTATATGTGCGCAGTGGGCCGGCCAGTCGGCAGCTTTCGTTCAGCCAGTTTTACGAGTGGCTGCAGGAGCGTTGA
- the ybeY gene encoding rRNA maturation RNase YbeY, with product MESRISVLRETPLNPNFPLSRQEFREVLEVILEALGLEDHELEIRLVDDAEIARLNKEFMGCTGPTNVLSFPAADDDDEMVIVSDDEESMQLGSLALSVDALGRETDLYGQEPVLHLSRLLAHGILHLAGHDHGDLMYDLTDAAVAAVEDVYCPALADDEEGGNHEA from the coding sequence ATGGAAAGCCGTATCTCCGTATTGCGTGAAACACCGCTGAACCCGAACTTCCCGCTTTCCCGGCAGGAGTTCAGGGAAGTGCTGGAGGTCATACTTGAGGCCCTTGGGCTTGAAGATCATGAGCTTGAGATTCGGCTGGTTGACGATGCGGAGATTGCCCGATTGAACAAGGAGTTCATGGGGTGCACAGGCCCGACCAACGTGTTGAGCTTCCCTGCTGCGGACGATGATGACGAGATGGTGATTGTCTCCGATGATGAAGAATCCATGCAGCTGGGATCACTGGCTCTTTCCGTGGATGCTTTGGGTCGGGAAACAGACCTGTACGGCCAGGAGCCGGTCCTGCACCTTTCGCGGTTGCTGGCACACGGCATTCTCCATTTGGCAGGCCATGATCATGGTGACCTGATGTACGATTTGACTGACGCCGCCGTTGCGGCAGTGGAAGATGTCTATTGCCCGGCTTTAGCGGATGACGAAGAAGGTGGTAACCATGAGGCGTAA
- a CDS encoding ArsR/SmtB family transcription factor: MSNFACSDTDQHAVNVNKVKNGMLSERDFLFMAELFKALGDYTRVRILYALSINELCVCALAEVLEMSQSAISHQLRLLRAAKLVRYRKEGKNVFYALDDDHVRNLVTQGLDHIREEG; encoded by the coding sequence ATGTCGAATTTTGCTTGCAGTGATACGGATCAACACGCGGTAAATGTGAACAAAGTCAAAAACGGAATGCTTTCCGAACGGGATTTTCTGTTCATGGCCGAACTTTTCAAGGCTCTGGGAGATTATACCCGGGTCCGTATTTTGTATGCGTTGTCGATAAACGAACTGTGTGTTTGCGCACTTGCCGAAGTGTTGGAGATGTCTCAGTCGGCCATTTCGCATCAACTGCGTCTGCTTCGGGCTGCAAAGCTCGTGCGTTATCGCAAGGAAGGAAAGAATGTTTTTTATGCCTTGGATGACGATCATGTTCGAAATCTCGTCACTCAGGGACTGGATCATATCAGAGAAGAGGGCTAA
- a CDS encoding PhoH family protein, with protein MALSTTKLEFDDSQLASLLFGAQNQHLKLLGERIGVRLESRGNAISIIAADGEEDKISLAGQVLTQLYAMLKAGKNLYPQDVDFACRILERKPSADIGEVFKGDVYATSGKRTISPKSLNQREYLDAIRNSDLTFGVGPAGTGKTYLAVAMAVGALLRREVKRIVLTRPAVEAGEKLGFLPGDLVEKVNPYLRPLYDALHDMLDFAKVQEYQETGVIEVAPLAFMRGRTLNDAFIILDEAQNTTPEQMKMFLTRLGFGSRAVVTGDVTQIDLPSNAKSGLLHARAILDNVKGVKIIDFDQHDVIRHPLVGRIVQAYDKHEQGR; from the coding sequence ATAGCTCTGTCCACTACCAAACTTGAATTTGACGACTCTCAGCTTGCGAGCCTGTTGTTCGGCGCGCAGAATCAGCACCTCAAGTTGCTTGGGGAGCGCATTGGCGTGCGGCTGGAAAGTCGCGGTAATGCCATATCTATCATTGCGGCCGATGGTGAGGAAGACAAGATAAGCCTTGCCGGACAGGTGTTGACCCAACTGTATGCCATGCTCAAGGCTGGCAAGAATCTGTATCCGCAGGATGTGGATTTTGCCTGCCGCATCCTTGAGCGCAAACCGTCAGCCGATATTGGTGAAGTCTTCAAGGGCGATGTGTACGCCACCTCGGGTAAGCGAACCATTTCACCCAAATCGTTGAACCAACGTGAATATCTGGATGCCATTCGTAATTCCGATCTGACGTTTGGCGTAGGTCCGGCAGGTACAGGCAAGACCTATCTGGCCGTTGCCATGGCCGTGGGTGCCTTGTTGCGACGGGAAGTCAAGCGCATCGTGCTCACCCGGCCTGCCGTTGAAGCCGGGGAGAAGCTCGGTTTTCTGCCGGGCGACCTTGTTGAAAAGGTCAATCCGTACCTTCGGCCCCTGTATGATGCGCTCCATGACATGCTCGATTTCGCCAAAGTGCAGGAATATCAGGAGACGGGCGTTATTGAAGTCGCGCCATTGGCCTTCATGCGTGGCCGGACGCTCAATGATGCTTTCATCATCCTGGATGAGGCCCAGAACACGACTCCCGAGCAGATGAAAATGTTTCTGACCCGTCTGGGATTCGGTTCCCGGGCCGTGGTTACCGGTGATGTCACGCAGATTGATCTTCCCTCCAATGCGAAGTCCGGCCTGCTGCATGCCCGAGCCATCCTTGATAACGTCAAAGGCGTCAAGATCATTGACTTTGATCAGCATGACGTCATTCGTCATCCTTTGGTCGGACGGATCGTTCAGGCGTACGACAAGCACGAGCAGGGGAGATAG
- the argF gene encoding ornithine carbamoyltransferase: protein MLKHFLTILDIPRDEARQVLLRAKEMKDNNVRTDLLDGKVLLMIFDKASTRTRVSFEVGVRQLGGEPVFIASKDSQLGRSEPLKDAARVLTRYADGLIVRTFGQDKLETLVEYGNIPVVNALTDEYHPCQIMADVLTMYERTPNLEEIKVAWVGDGNNMAHSFINGAATFGYELALACPEGYKPDNAILENARSLGAKITLTEDPAEAVAGAHYVHTDVWASMGQEEEQKKREAAFAGFMVDDALMGKAAPDAKFMHCLPAHRGEEVSESVFEGPASIVWDQAENRLHMQKTILEWIYKD, encoded by the coding sequence ATGCTCAAACATTTTCTGACCATTCTGGACATCCCTAGGGATGAGGCTCGGCAGGTTCTCCTGCGCGCCAAGGAGATGAAGGACAACAATGTCCGCACTGATCTCCTGGACGGCAAGGTCCTGCTCATGATTTTCGACAAGGCTTCCACACGTACCCGTGTATCCTTTGAAGTTGGCGTGCGCCAGCTCGGTGGCGAACCGGTATTCATCGCCTCCAAGGATTCCCAGCTCGGCCGAAGCGAACCCCTCAAGGATGCTGCGCGCGTGCTAACGCGATATGCAGATGGTCTCATCGTGCGAACTTTCGGCCAGGACAAGCTCGAAACCCTGGTCGAATACGGTAATATCCCGGTGGTCAACGCGCTGACCGATGAATACCACCCCTGTCAGATCATGGCCGACGTACTGACCATGTACGAGCGGACTCCCAACCTCGAAGAGATCAAGGTCGCCTGGGTTGGTGATGGGAACAACATGGCCCATTCGTTCATCAACGGTGCTGCCACTTTCGGCTACGAGCTCGCTCTGGCGTGCCCCGAAGGGTATAAGCCCGACAATGCCATCCTCGAAAACGCCCGTTCCCTCGGCGCCAAGATCACGCTGACGGAAGATCCGGCCGAGGCCGTTGCCGGTGCTCACTATGTTCACACGGACGTGTGGGCATCCATGGGACAGGAGGAAGAGCAGAAGAAGCGTGAGGCCGCATTTGCCGGTTTCATGGTGGATGACGCGCTGATGGGCAAAGCTGCCCCTGATGCCAAATTCATGCACTGCCTCCCCGCACATCGTGGGGAAGAAGTTTCAGAATCCGTGTTTGAAGGTCCGGCTTCCATTGTCTGGGATCAGGCCGAGAACCGTCTGCACATGCAAAAAACCATTCTCGAATGGATATATAAAGATTAA
- a CDS encoding argininosuccinate synthase — MSKIDKVVLAYSGGLDTSIILKWLKNHYDCEVVCMTADLGQGEEMDGIEDKALATGAVKAYVEDMREEFVRDYVFPMFRANALYEGRYLLGTAIARPLISKRMVEIAEMEGAQAVSHGATGKGNDQVRFELATMALNPKLKTIAPWREWELKSRTDLINFAKDNGIPIPVSRKKPWSIDANLLHTSFEGGELEDPWNSPGPDCYRNITPPEMCPDEAEEITIDFEAGDPIAVNSVKYSPAALLAKLNELGGKHGIGRVDMVENRFVGMKSRGVYETPGGTILAQAHRDLEGVCMDREMMHLRDSLIPRYAKMVYNGYWFSPEREALQALIDKSQEKVTGTVRVKLYKGNCTPLGRKSPFSMYNPELATFEEDYIYDQADAEGFIKLVGLRLKGRMQQSKWGGKDTEDSCE; from the coding sequence ATGAGTAAGATAGATAAAGTCGTTCTCGCCTACTCCGGCGGGCTGGATACCTCCATTATTCTGAAGTGGCTCAAGAACCACTATGATTGTGAAGTCGTCTGCATGACCGCTGACCTTGGTCAGGGTGAAGAAATGGACGGCATTGAAGACAAGGCCCTCGCGACCGGCGCGGTCAAGGCGTATGTCGAAGACATGCGTGAGGAATTTGTTCGCGATTACGTTTTTCCGATGTTTCGTGCCAATGCCCTGTACGAGGGCCGTTACCTGCTCGGCACCGCAATCGCCCGTCCGCTGATCTCCAAGCGCATGGTTGAAATTGCGGAAATGGAAGGGGCGCAGGCTGTTTCCCACGGCGCAACCGGCAAGGGAAATGATCAGGTCCGTTTTGAGCTGGCCACCATGGCTCTCAATCCGAAGCTCAAGACCATTGCTCCCTGGCGTGAGTGGGAACTCAAGTCCCGCACCGATCTCATCAATTTTGCCAAGGATAACGGCATCCCCATTCCGGTTTCCCGCAAGAAGCCGTGGTCCATCGATGCCAACCTGCTGCACACCTCGTTCGAGGGCGGTGAGCTGGAAGATCCGTGGAACTCGCCGGGACCGGACTGCTACCGCAACATCACTCCGCCGGAAATGTGCCCGGACGAGGCTGAGGAAATCACCATCGATTTCGAAGCCGGTGATCCCATTGCCGTCAACTCCGTCAAGTATTCTCCGGCAGCACTGCTCGCCAAGCTGAATGAACTGGGCGGCAAGCACGGCATCGGCCGTGTCGACATGGTCGAGAACCGCTTTGTCGGCATGAAGTCCCGCGGCGTGTACGAAACTCCCGGCGGCACCATCCTGGCCCAGGCCCATCGCGACCTTGAAGGCGTCTGTATGGACCGCGAGATGATGCACCTGCGTGATTCCCTGATTCCCCGCTATGCCAAAATGGTGTACAATGGATACTGGTTCTCGCCGGAGCGCGAAGCTCTTCAGGCACTTATTGACAAATCTCAGGAGAAGGTCACCGGTACCGTCCGCGTGAAGCTCTACAAGGGCAACTGCACGCCGCTGGGCCGTAAGTCACCTTTCTCCATGTACAATCCGGAACTTGCCACGTTCGAAGAGGACTACATTTACGATCAGGCTGATGCCGAAGGGTTCATCAAGCTGGTCGGCCTGCGTCTTAAGGGGCGCATGCAGCAGTCCAAGTGGGGTGGCAAGGATACCGAAGACAGCTGCGAGTAA